The following nucleotide sequence is from uncultured Flavobacterium sp..
TTTCTCCGTGTAAGTTTCTTGAACCCGTAATAATTTCACCTTCAACAATAATATTACCTTCAAACTCCAGTTTTACAGTTTCATTTTCAACAATGCTGTAAGCCTGTAAATCCTTCGGACTCATATCTTCAATCGCTAAATTGAATCCTTTCAGTTTTCCAATCGGACTTCCAAATCCATGCGGATGCGTTAAAGTTCCGTGTCCAACCAATTCTTTTTCGCGATACGATAAAGCCGTTTTTCCGGTTGTCTGAATGTAAACAGGTTTTCCTTCGTCTTCAATTACATTAGTAAAAACTCCCGAAATTTGTAAACCCGTACTCAATTCAATTGTTCCTAAAGCATTCGAATTAATTAGTTTCTGAATTCCTGAAAGACCTCCGGTTCGTAAAGCCATTTTATGAGCAAATTCCTCTAGAATCAAACTCAAATAAGAGAAATTTGGAGTAACATAAAGTTGAGGTTGCAGCTTTGTAATATCAAAATTTTGATTCGCAGCCGAAATATCATAAGGTATTTTCTTCACATTATCCGTCATACACCAAGCACTTTCACCAATAGACGAAAGTAATCCGGCGCCATATATTTTTGGGTTTTCAACCGTTCCAATCAAGCCATATTCAACCGTCCACCAATGCAGATTTCGAATTTGGGCCATTTCAGATAATTCTCCCATATTATTTTGCAAATCAGCAACTGCTTTTTCGGCCTCGTCTATTTTTTCCTGCGGAGTATCTTCGGCTTCTTTCAAAATCGAAAGCAATCGAATCGCCTCATACATCTGATAATCTTTATGTGATGAAATAGCTTTACAGCCAATTTCTCCAAAACGACGCAAGTATTCAGCATACTCAGGATTTGCAATAATAGGAGCGTGGCCGGCACCTTCGTGAATAATATCCGGTGCGGGAGTATATTCTATATGTTCTAATTGTCTGATGTCTGATGCAATAACCAAAACATTATAAGCCTGAAATTCCATGAAAGCATTTGGCGGAATAAATCCGTCAACCGCAACCGCAGCCCAGCCAATTTCGGTCAGAATTCGGTTCATTCCGTACATACTCGGAATAGAATCTATTTCGATTCCCGTTTTTCGTAAACCATCTAAATAAGAGCTATGAGCAACTTTTGATAAGTAATCTACATTTTTACGCATTACATAACGCCAAACTGCCTGATTAATTGGCGTATAATCGCTATAATCTTGAGGTTTAATAAATTGCTTTAAATGTTTAGGCAATCGCTCTAATAACGGGTTTATTTCAATACTTGCATTCATTTCGAAAACGTTGTAGATTAGAATGTAAAATTACGAATTTAAGACGCTATTTTTTGCTATTCATCACAAAATTTTTATGCGAAAGTGATTTTTATTGCAGTTTCGTTAGATATTTGCTTGTGGTTTATTTTGGTTTTTAGGAGCTATTTCCTGCTATTCGCTTGTATCTTTTTCTGTCTAAAAAGCCAGAAAAAGGATACCGCTTCTATCAGGGCTAGGGCTTCAGTTTTCAAAAGAACTACTTTTTTTAATTATAGAAATAAAAGTTATTCTTTAGCAGTCATTATTTTCATAATTAACTTTTTCGATAGTTTTCTCAAAGTTTTCAAGCTCTTTTTTTGTCATTGAAGTTTCTTTTAAATCAACAGGTAATTGCTTTTTAGCATCAGAACTTATCCACAAACCAGTAAAAGTATTTCCGGTTTTCTTTAAAATTAATACACCGCTAAAATCATGTTCGACTAAAACAAATTCGTTTTCTCTCTTTCTGTTTTGCGTAATATTAAGCTGTATCCATTTGTTTGATTTGTTGTAACGATACATTGAGGTAAACATTAAATCAGCAGTACATGGATTTGCTTCTGTTTTAATATAAAGTGTTATTGGTGTTTTTCCATCGACAGTTCCTATATATAAATTAGAAACCGGAGCTTGTGATTGTGCATTTAAGTGATTAAAAAAAGAGAAACAGATTAGAAAGAATAAGGTAACTTTTTTCATTTTAAATATTGATTGGTTTTTGATAGTATTTGGTTCAACCAAATTTATCTAATTAGAATAGTATTCCAATCAAATTTCTGAATAACTTTTTTAAGATTTACCAGATGTATTTCTTAATTCGTTTTCGGCATTTCTAAAATACTCAATTTTATGGTTGAACATATAAGCCATATTTGTTGCGCGCATTTTAGCTTCTTCAGTAATAGGTCCTGAAAATTGCGAATCAATTGTAGTATTAAAAATTTGAGTCCAACGATCAAAATGAGCCTTATCTACCGGTAATTGCTTGTGTGGCGGAAAAGGACTTCCGGAATAAGAGCGAACATCAAACAGAATGGTTTGCCAAAAGCCATACATTTTTTCTAAATGCTCAGGCCAGCGATCTTGCAGTTTGTCATTGAAAATTGGACCAAGAAGATCATCTTTTCTAACATTATCATAAAAGTTGTTAACCATTTGTTTAATATCTTCTATGGTCGAAATATCTTTAAGCGTTTCCATGTTTTCTAATAAAAATGAAATGCAAAAATACGACATAACTTCAGGTTCGTTCCATGATATTTGTCATTTATGAAATATTTATAAGCTGTATTTCGAAATCAAAAACGATAATCAAACTACTGATTTTTAATATTTTGTAATTGCTGAATTTTAAGTGTAAGTTTTTTACGGTTTTTAATATTTTAAGTAATTGATAATTAATTGTTTGTAAAAAATAAAGATGTGTTTTTGTTAAGGTAATATTTACAAATGATGTGTATTTGTAAAGTTGTAATTATGAATATTTCGTTAAAATTGATATATTTTTGAATAGTTTTAATAAAAATAATCATAATAAAATGAGAAAAATTTAACTATCAACAAACCACAAAACCACAAAAAAGATGCACAAAACTACTCAAAAACCTACAAACCGAGTAAGAGCTTTTATGACACAAGTCATTATAATAATGCTTTTATTTATTATCAAAACAAATGCACAGACAGTTACTCCCTGGATAACTTCAGGAGATCAAACAAAATTATTGCAGCAACAAGCTACAGTTAGCTTCGGGACAAATTCAGGAACGAACCCTTCAACAGTCACAGTTAATGCGGGAACAACTTATCAAACCATGGACGGTTTTGGTTATACACTTACTGAAGGAAGTTGCGAAGTCATTAGCGGAATGGCTGCAACGCAACAAAATCAATTATTGAATGATTTGTATAATCCTACCACGGGATTAAACACAAATGTTATTCGTATTAGTATTGGAGCTTCAGATTTAAGCAGTTCTTCGTATAGTTATAATGAAACTTCCGGAGACGTAAATATGAATAATTTTAGCCTTAACGGACCAGATTTAACCTATTTGATTCCGATTATAAAAAAGATTCAATTAATTAATCCAAACATAAAAATATTAGCAACGCCTTGGTCAGCTCCGCGCTGGATGAAAACCAACGGTTCATGGGTTGGCGGCAGTTTACAAACACAATACTATGCAGCTTATGCTAAGTATTTTGTAAAATACTTTGATGCTATGGCGGCACAAGGAATTTCTATTTGGGCAATCACGCCTCAAAATGAACCTGAAAATCCAAATAATGAACCAAGTATGTTGATGAATTCTACAGAACAAAAAAACTTTATTAATCAACAACTTGGTCCACAAATGGCTGCCGCCGGATATGGCGGAATAAAAATTATTGCATTTGACCACAATTGCGATAATACAGCTTATCCTATCGATGTTTTAAACAACAGCAGTTATGTTGATGGCGCTGCGTTTCATTTGTATTTAGGAAATATTTCGGCTATGTCAACCGTACGAAATGCTACGAATAAGAACGTTTATTTTACAGAACAATACACTGGTTCTGGTGGAAGTTTTAGCGGAGATTTTGGCTGGCACATGCAAAACGTAGTTATTGGAAGTACAAATAACTGGGCAAAAACGGTTATGGAATGGAATGCAGCAAATAATTCAGGTTTAGGTCCGCGTACTCCAGGTGGATGCAGTACTTGTTTAGGAGCAATTACAGTCAATAATAGTACAAGTTATACTAAAAATGTGGCATATTATATTATTGGACAAATCTCAAAATTTGTAAAATCGGGTGCTCTTAGAATCAGTTCTTCAAGTACAAGTAGTACTATACTTTCTGCAGGATTTAAAAACCCTGACGGATCTATTGCACTTGTAGTTTATAATTCAGGATCGGCAAATACAATCAAAGTTGTTTCAGGATCATCAGCATTTAATTATACAGTTCCGGCCTCATCAGCAGTTACTTTTAATTGGGCGACAAGTGTTCCGGTTGCAGTAACGGGAGTGAGTGTTAGTCCAACTTCGGCTTCAATTGCAGCGGGCGCGACCACACAATTAGCAGCTACAATTGCACCAAGTAATGCAACAAACCAAAATGTAAATTGGAGTTCAAGCAATTCTGGCGTAGCTTCGGTAAACGCAAACGGATTGGTTACGGGAGTTTCGCAAGGAACTGCAACAATAACGGTAACAACTGTCGATGGTTCAAAAACGGCAACTAGTGCTATAACCGTTACAGCATCGTCGTCAACTTATCCGGGATATTACAATATTATTTCAAGAAATAGCAATAAAGGACTTGATGTAGCTGATAATTCAACTATAAGCGGAGGACGTATTCAGCAATATGATGTTACCGGCGGAGGAGGAAGTAATCAACGCTGGAAGTTTGTTCCTGACGGAAGTGGTAATTTTTACATTATTGTAAAATCGACCGGAATGTATCTGGCGCCAGAAAATAATGGTACCGGAGATGGATTGAAAGTACAGCAAAAAACATTCTCGGCTTCAAACGAATTCAAATGGACGGTTACGAGTCTTGGCGGAGGTTACTATAAAATCATTAATGTAGGTAGCGGAAAATCTCTGGATGTTGAAAATGTTTCGACAGCAAACGGCGCAAATATTCAGGTTTGGGCTTATACAGGCGGATTAAATCAGCAATGGCAATTTGTACAGGTTGAAACTTCAACCGGCAAAAAAGCGGCAATAATAGAACCTAATACAACATCTGATTTTTCACTTTATATCAATTCGACTAATGATTATTTAAAAATCAATACACCAAATTCGGGTTCAGGTCAAGTTGAGGTTTATTCCGTTGGTGGTCAAAGCGTTTTAAAAAGAACCGTTAATTTTGAAAATGGAAGCGAAACCGCAATAGAAATTTCGAGATTACCAAAAGGACTTTATGTCGTAAGAGTTAATGATAGTCAGCGATCTTACTCTAAAAAAGTATTGAAACAATAGTTTACAAATCTAGAATTCAATTAGTAATTTTATATTTGAATTTAAAGGCTGTCTGATTCTGATATCAGACAGCCTTTTGCTTTTATCCAATTAATTGTGTAAACAAATCCTGATTGTCATTTAAGTATTGAAACTCAAAACCATTTTTGGTCATATTCATTTTGATAGCCAGAATATCATTTTTGTTTTTCAATTCTAGTCCAACCACTACAGAACCTACTTCGCGGCTGTTTTTCTTGGCAAATTGAAAATAAGTAATATCATCATCAGGACCTAGAATATTGTTTACAAACTCTTTTAAGGCTCCGGGACGCTGCGGAAACTGAATCATAAAATAATGCATTAAACCTTCGTATAATAAAGAGCGCTCTTTTATTTCAGCAGTTCTTTCAATGTCGTTATTGCTTCCGCTTACGACACAAACGACTGTTTTTCCTTTTATTTTGTCCTTATAAAAATCCAGAGCCGCAATAGTTAATGCGCCCGCAGGCTCTACAACCATTGCTTCTTCATTGTATAATCGCAAAATTGTAGTGCAAACTTTTCCTTCGGGAACCAGAATTATATCTTCAAGATTATAACGGCAAATTTCAAAAGTTTTATCGCCAACTTGTTTGACTGCGGCACCATCTACAAACTTATCGATTGTGGATAATGCTGTGTTTTTGTTTTCTTCAATCGAAGTTTTCATCGAAGGAGCGCCTTTTGGTTCAACTCCAATAATTTTGGTATTCGGGCTCAGATGTTTAAAAACTTCAGATAATCCCGAAGCCAATCCGCCACCGCCAATCGGGACAAAAACATAATCGATAGGTTCTTTATAGCTTTCCAGAATTTCAAGCCCTACAGTTCCTTGTCCTGCAATTACTTTTTCATCATCAAAAGGATGAATAAATATTTTATGGTTTTGAGTAGCATCGGCTGTAGCCGAAGCATAAGCATCATCAAAAGTATCTCCGGTAAGAACAATTTCTACAAATGATTTCCCAAATAATTGTACTTGTTTTACTTTTTGCTTTGGAGTTGTTTTAGGCATATAAATTTTGCCTTGTATTTGCAAAAGATGGCAAGAATAAGCAACACCCTGAGCATGATTTCCTGCACTTGCACAAACAATTCCTGTTGCTTTTTCGGCATCATTTAACGAAGAAATTTTGTTGTAAGCGCCTCTAATTTTATACGACCGCACAATTTGTAAATCTTCTCTTTTTAATAAAATAGTAGATTCAAATTCTTCTGAAAGATTCTGATTTTGCGTGAGTGGAGTAGCGGCAACTACATTTTCTAATTGCTTTTTGGCAGCAAGTACTTCGTTAAATAGATCCATAATGTTTGTTTTTTATTTTTTGCCACAGATTTAAATGATTTAAAAAGATTTTAATCTGTGAGAATCTGTGAAATCTGTGGCGAAAAAATGTATAGCAATATTCAGTGTTATAGTTTTTTTGCCACGAATTCCACAAATTTCCACTAATTCTCACTAATTTTTTTCTTTAATAGCAAAAGAATAATTCGTGCAAATTGGTGAAATTCGTGGCAACTTTATTATTTATTAAAATAAAAAACCTCCCGATTTGGGAGGTTTTATAAATTGTATTTTGTTTACTTATTTATATAATACCTCGCCATTATTGCTGAATTGCAATAATAGTAATAGAGATAATAATGTTATTTAAGTTTTTCATTTCAAATAATTGAATGGCAAATGTATTGATTATTTTTTAACCGGCGGATATTGAGCTAAAATTTTAGTTACAAATTCAGCAACTTTTTCATCTTTTTTATCCACGTTTTTGGTTAAAGTTCCAACACCTTCACCTTGCCAGATCATTTCTTTCTTTTTGGCATCGATTAAATCAATGTATAAAGTTCCTTCTGTAGAAGTCGTAACAGTAGTTTGTCCTCCGTACATCATGTAAGGATTCCATCCATATCCCCATCCGTAACCCCATCCGGCATTAAATTGGTTAACATCAACTTGTTCTCTTGATTTAGTAAAGATGTTCACTAATAAATCAGGATTTTCACTTTTTGTAAATCCTTTGGCTTTCATTTGATCATCGATAGCGCGTAGAATACGTCTTTTATCCAAATCAGATATTTCGACCTTATCAATTCCCGGCTTAAAAAAAGCATAAGTTTTATAAGGTGCAAAATCTACACTTTTATCGTAATCAGAATAAACACTAACTGTACTGCATGAGGCGAGTATTAAAAGCAAAAAAACGGGTACTAATTTGAATGTTTTCATATATTTAAAAATTTAATGTTCTCATTTCTTTGTCAGGCTCAGCGCCCTTCGACTTCGCTCAGGGTGACAATTTTGTACTAAAATAAACTTTCGTCTACTATATTAGGTAAAGTTACTTTTAATAAAGGCTGAACTTCCATCGCTCTTTTTATAGCAAAAATAGCTTCGTCGTTTCTGGCCCAGCTTCGTCTTGAAATTCCGTTGTTAACATCCCAGAAAAGCATTGATGCTAAACGTTTTGAAGCCTCCTTAGAACCATCAAGAACCATACCAAACCCGCCGTTTATAACCTCTCCCCAGCCAACTCCGCCGCCATTATGTATAGAAACCCAGGTTGCACCTCTAAAGCTGTCTCCAATCACGTTTTGAATCGCCATATCGGCCGTAAAACGAGATCCGTCGTAGATGTTTGAGGTTTCTCTGTAAGGAGAATCAGTTCCTGAAACGTCATGATGATCGCGTCCTAAAACAACAGTTCCAATTTCGCCTCTTGCAATTGCCTGATTAAAAGCTTCGGCAATTTTAATACGGCCTTCAGCATCAGCATATAGAATTCTGGCTTGAGAACCTACAACCAATTTGTTTTCCTGAGCACCTTTAATCCATTTAATGTTATCCTGCATTTGCTGCTGAATTTCATTTGGTGCTGTCTTTGCCATTTCCTCTAAAACCTGACTTGCAATAGTATCTGTTTTTTGTAAATCTTCTGGTTTTCCGGAAGTACAAACCCATCTAAAAGGACCAAAACCGTAATCAAAACACATTGGTCCCATAATATCCTGAACATAACTAGGATATTTAAAATCGATATTATTTTCGGCCATTACATCAGCACCGGCACGTGAAGCTTCTAATAAAAACGCATTTCCGTAATCAAAAAAGTAAGTTCCTTTTGCAGTATGTTTATTAATCGCTTTCGCTTGACGACGCAAAGATTCCTGTACTTTTTCTTTGAATAATTCAGGATTATTTGCCATCATTTCGTTAGCTTCTTCAAAAGAAATTCCAACCGGATAATAACCTCCCGCCCAAGGATTATGAAGCGAAGTCTGATCAGATCCTAAATCAATTTTGATGTTTTCTTTGTCAAAACATTCCCAAACGTCAACTACATTTCCTAAGTAAGCAATCGAAACTACTTCTTTATTGGCTTTCGCCAAATTGACTCTCTTTACTAATTCTTCAGTTGAGGTTACGATTTCATTAATCCAGCCTTGTTCGTGACGAATCTTGGTGATTTTAGGATTTACTTCGGCGCAGACCGTAATACAACCGGCAATATTTCCGGCTTTTGGCTGTGCACCGGACATTCCGCCAAGTCCTGAAGTTACAAAAAGATTTCCCTCAGGATTTAGTTTTATTTTTCTGAAACCGTTTAAAACCGTAATTGTAGTTCCGTGTACAATTCCTTGTGGGCCAATGTACATATAACTTCCAGCCGTCATTTGTCCGTATTGTGAAACGCCCAAAGCATTCATTTTTTCCCAATCGTCCGGTTTAGAATAATTTGGAATCACCATTCCGTTTGTAACCACAACTCTTGGAGCTTCAGAATGTGAAGGAAATAATCCCATCGGATGTCCTGAATACATTGTTAAAGTTTGCTCATCTGTCATTTCAGACAAATATTGCATCGTCAATAAATATTGTGCCCAGTTCTGGAAAACAGCTCCGTTACCACCATAAGTAACCAATTCATGCGGATGTTGCGCTACAGCATAATCCAGATTGTTCTGGATCATGTGCATAATCGCTTTTGCCTGCAATGATTTCCCTGGATATTCGTCAATTGGTCTTGCATACATTCTGTAATCAGGACGCAGACGATACATATAAATACGCCCGTATTTTTCTAATTCTTCAGAGAATTCAGTAATTAATTCTGCGTGATGTTTAGCTTCAAAATAACGTAATGCATTTTTCAAAGCCAGCTTTTTTTCTTCTGCCGAAAGGATTTCTTTTCGTTTTGGCGCATGATTAATTGCTAAATCGTATGCTGCCTTTGGAGGTAATATGCTTGGGATTCCTTGTTGTATTTCTTCTTTGAAAGTCATTTTATTTTAAGATGCTGAGTTGCTAAGGTTCTAAACTGCTAAGATATTTTAGCTAGATTAACAACAGATTAATTTTTTTGTTTTTTTAGATTATGTCACCCCGCCGGGGTTCAAATGTGATTAACATTTAATTGATGCAATTGGAATTTGGAATTTATTTAAATTATCTAATTCTCAAATTGACACATTTTCAAATTTAAAAAAACTAGGGATAACGAATATCCGACCTGTGATAGGATTTGTGGATCGTAATCCTAAATTTTCGCAAGAGAATATCCATTTATAATTTTAGATTTTAGATTATTGATTTTAGATTGTTGATCTGGCTTTAAAATTATCTAATTTTCAAATTGCCACATTGTCTAATTAGTTTTTTTCCTGATTTCACCAGTTCTTTTGTCAAACCCATACGGACAATGGCGGCAACCACTTTTGCAGCAATAACCGCGTTTTAAATGGTATTTTTCAGTAAAGCATTTATAACCTTCGGGCGTATAGTAAAAATCTTCGCCTTCGATTAATTTATTTTCATTACTTTGCTCTTCCATAAATCTGTTTAGGGTTCTCGTTCTTTTTTATTAAAATCAAAATCACGGTGTTGATTGTGATTTTAGTGAAATCGAACAATTTTTATCTACAAATTTATAAATTTTACAGCTAATGTTTCTGATTGTTGCTAAATATTTAATTCCGAAAGGATATCGAGGAATGGCTGTGTTTCCGTTTGTGTTTTTAAAATACAATCAGGACAAAGAAAATTGGGTCTTTGTCAATCACGAAAAAATTCATCTGCGACAACAATTAGAATTACTGATTCTTCCTTTTTATGTTTTCTATGTTTTTGAATATATAATTAGGCTAATTCAATATAAAAATAAGGATTTAGCGTACCGAAATATAAGCTTTGAAAGAGAAGCTTATACTAATGAAATGGATTCTGATTATTTAAAAAAACGATCTTTTTTCGGGTTTTTAAATTATTTAACTTTAAAAGAAAATTGATTTTGAATCAGGAAATACACATTAACTTTCCAAATGATATTTCGTTGACTATTAAACGTGAAGATTTAATTCATCCGTTTGTTTCCGGGAATAAATTTCGAAAGTTAAAATACAATTTACTTCAGGCGAAAGCCGAAAATAAAACTACACTATTAACTTTTGGCGGCGCTTTTTCGAATCATATTGCGGCAGTCGCTTTTGCCGGAAAAGAGCAAGGTTTTAAGACTATCGGAATTATTCGCGGTGATGAACTTTTTGATAAAATTGAAGAAAATCCAACTCTGAAATTTGCTCAGGAAAACGGAATGCAATTTGAATTTGTTTCTCGTGAAGAATATCGCTTAAAGAGTGAAACTTCCTTTATAGAAAAATTAAAAGAGAAGTTTGGCGACTTTTATTTAGTTCCTGAAGGCGGTACAAATGAATTGGCGGTAAAAGGCTGCGAAGAGATTTTGACTGCGGAAGATGCTGTTTTTAATTACGTTTGCTGTGCGGTAGGAACTGGCGGAACCATTTCGGGATTAATCAATAGTGCATTGCCACATCAGAAAATTTTAGGGTTTCCGGCGTTAAAAGGTGACTTTTTAACCGATGAAATTCGTATTTTTGCAAAAAAAGATAACTGGAATTTAATTTCTGACTATCATTTTGGAGGTTATGGGAAGATAAATTTAGAATTAATTGAATTTATCAATGCTTTTTTTGAAGAAACAAAAGTGCCTTTAGATCCAATTTATACGGGAAAGATGTTTTTTGGCGTTATAGACTTAATACATAAAAACTATTTTCCTGCGGGTTCAAAAATTTTACTCATTCACACTGGCGGATTGCAGGGAATTGACGGAATGAATATAAAATTGAAGCAGAAAAAATTACCAATACTCAAAAGCAATGGTTAAAAAAATAATAACATTCTTAATTCTGGCAACTTTAGTGAGTTGTTCCTCTAGTAAACCTACTATTGCAACGACCAAGAAAGCAGCAGCAGTACAGAAACCAAGAGTGGCCACAACCAAAAAGCCAACTTATTCTAAACCAATTGGCAAAAATTACCCTTCTACAAATAATACAACTGAGGTTATTCAGTCTACTTCAAAAACAGTTGTAACCAGCGATTTAGTTAATAATTATGTATTGCAGTTTAAAGATATTGCAATGG
It contains:
- a CDS encoding aromatic amino acid hydroxylase, with the protein product MNASIEINPLLERLPKHLKQFIKPQDYSDYTPINQAVWRYVMRKNVDYLSKVAHSSYLDGLRKTGIEIDSIPSMYGMNRILTEIGWAAVAVDGFIPPNAFMEFQAYNVLVIASDIRQLEHIEYTPAPDIIHEGAGHAPIIANPEYAEYLRRFGEIGCKAISSHKDYQMYEAIRLLSILKEAEDTPQEKIDEAEKAVADLQNNMGELSEMAQIRNLHWWTVEYGLIGTVENPKIYGAGLLSSIGESAWCMTDNVKKIPYDISAANQNFDITKLQPQLYVTPNFSYLSLILEEFAHKMALRTGGLSGIQKLINSNALGTIELSTGLQISGVFTNVIEDEGKPVYIQTTGKTALSYREKELVGHGTLTHPHGFGSPIGKLKGFNLAIEDMSPKDLQAYSIVENETVKLEFEGNIIVEGEIITGSRNLHGEIILISFRNCTVTHGETILFQPEWGNYDMAIGKKVVSAFSGPADVNSFDLINIVPSSKTIKAKHSDERDDLEVLYQTVRMIRENKDSKSELKSVFHKLKENHSNDWLLSVEIAELLKNSNEDQLLQEVLVYLDQLKIKRPEVAHLIAGGLDLIFDSSLPQSH
- a CDS encoding group III truncated hemoglobin; this translates as METLKDISTIEDIKQMVNNFYDNVRKDDLLGPIFNDKLQDRWPEHLEKMYGFWQTILFDVRSYSGSPFPPHKQLPVDKAHFDRWTQIFNTTIDSQFSGPITEEAKMRATNMAYMFNHKIEYFRNAENELRNTSGKS
- a CDS encoding RICIN domain-containing protein — encoded protein: MHKTTQKPTNRVRAFMTQVIIIMLLFIIKTNAQTVTPWITSGDQTKLLQQQATVSFGTNSGTNPSTVTVNAGTTYQTMDGFGYTLTEGSCEVISGMAATQQNQLLNDLYNPTTGLNTNVIRISIGASDLSSSSYSYNETSGDVNMNNFSLNGPDLTYLIPIIKKIQLINPNIKILATPWSAPRWMKTNGSWVGGSLQTQYYAAYAKYFVKYFDAMAAQGISIWAITPQNEPENPNNEPSMLMNSTEQKNFINQQLGPQMAAAGYGGIKIIAFDHNCDNTAYPIDVLNNSSYVDGAAFHLYLGNISAMSTVRNATNKNVYFTEQYTGSGGSFSGDFGWHMQNVVIGSTNNWAKTVMEWNAANNSGLGPRTPGGCSTCLGAITVNNSTSYTKNVAYYIIGQISKFVKSGALRISSSSTSSTILSAGFKNPDGSIALVVYNSGSANTIKVVSGSSAFNYTVPASSAVTFNWATSVPVAVTGVSVSPTSASIAAGATTQLAATIAPSNATNQNVNWSSSNSGVASVNANGLVTGVSQGTATITVTTVDGSKTATSAITVTASSSTYPGYYNIISRNSNKGLDVADNSTISGGRIQQYDVTGGGGSNQRWKFVPDGSGNFYIIVKSTGMYLAPENNGTGDGLKVQQKTFSASNEFKWTVTSLGGGYYKIINVGSGKSLDVENVSTANGANIQVWAYTGGLNQQWQFVQVETSTGKKAAIIEPNTTSDFSLYINSTNDYLKINTPNSGSGQVEVYSVGGQSVLKRTVNFENGSETAIEISRLPKGLYVVRVNDSQRSYSKKVLKQ
- the ilvA gene encoding threonine ammonia-lyase IlvA, whose protein sequence is MDLFNEVLAAKKQLENVVAATPLTQNQNLSEEFESTILLKREDLQIVRSYKIRGAYNKISSLNDAEKATGIVCASAGNHAQGVAYSCHLLQIQGKIYMPKTTPKQKVKQVQLFGKSFVEIVLTGDTFDDAYASATADATQNHKIFIHPFDDEKVIAGQGTVGLEILESYKEPIDYVFVPIGGGGLASGLSEVFKHLSPNTKIIGVEPKGAPSMKTSIEENKNTALSTIDKFVDGAAVKQVGDKTFEICRYNLEDIILVPEGKVCTTILRLYNEEAMVVEPAGALTIAALDFYKDKIKGKTVVCVVSGSNNDIERTAEIKERSLLYEGLMHYFMIQFPQRPGALKEFVNNILGPDDDITYFQFAKKNSREVGSVVVGLELKNKNDILAIKMNMTKNGFEFQYLNDNQDLFTQLIG
- a CDS encoding DUF4136 domain-containing protein; protein product: MKTFKLVPVFLLLILASCSTVSVYSDYDKSVDFAPYKTYAFFKPGIDKVEISDLDKRRILRAIDDQMKAKGFTKSENPDLLVNIFTKSREQVDVNQFNAGWGYGWGYGWNPYMMYGGQTTVTTSTEGTLYIDLIDAKKKEMIWQGEGVGTLTKNVDKKDEKVAEFVTKILAQYPPVKK
- a CDS encoding urocanate hydratase encodes the protein MTFKEEIQQGIPSILPPKAAYDLAINHAPKRKEILSAEEKKLALKNALRYFEAKHHAELITEFSEELEKYGRIYMYRLRPDYRMYARPIDEYPGKSLQAKAIMHMIQNNLDYAVAQHPHELVTYGGNGAVFQNWAQYLLTMQYLSEMTDEQTLTMYSGHPMGLFPSHSEAPRVVVTNGMVIPNYSKPDDWEKMNALGVSQYGQMTAGSYMYIGPQGIVHGTTITVLNGFRKIKLNPEGNLFVTSGLGGMSGAQPKAGNIAGCITVCAEVNPKITKIRHEQGWINEIVTSTEELVKRVNLAKANKEVVSIAYLGNVVDVWECFDKENIKIDLGSDQTSLHNPWAGGYYPVGISFEEANEMMANNPELFKEKVQESLRRQAKAINKHTAKGTYFFDYGNAFLLEASRAGADVMAENNIDFKYPSYVQDIMGPMCFDYGFGPFRWVCTSGKPEDLQKTDTIASQVLEEMAKTAPNEIQQQMQDNIKWIKGAQENKLVVGSQARILYADAEGRIKIAEAFNQAIARGEIGTVVLGRDHHDVSGTDSPYRETSNIYDGSRFTADMAIQNVIGDSFRGATWVSIHNGGGVGWGEVINGGFGMVLDGSKEASKRLASMLFWDVNNGISRRSWARNDEAIFAIKRAMEVQPLLKVTLPNIVDESLF
- a CDS encoding DUF5522 domain-containing protein produces the protein MEEQSNENKLIEGEDFYYTPEGYKCFTEKYHLKRGYCCKSGCRHCPYGFDKRTGEIRKKTN
- a CDS encoding pyridoxal-phosphate dependent enzyme, with translation MNQEIHINFPNDISLTIKREDLIHPFVSGNKFRKLKYNLLQAKAENKTTLLTFGGAFSNHIAAVAFAGKEQGFKTIGIIRGDELFDKIEENPTLKFAQENGMQFEFVSREEYRLKSETSFIEKLKEKFGDFYLVPEGGTNELAVKGCEEILTAEDAVFNYVCCAVGTGGTISGLINSALPHQKILGFPALKGDFLTDEIRIFAKKDNWNLISDYHFGGYGKINLELIEFINAFFEETKVPLDPIYTGKMFFGVIDLIHKNYFPAGSKILLIHTGGLQGIDGMNIKLKQKKLPILKSNG